Below is a window of Perca fluviatilis chromosome 6, GENO_Pfluv_1.0, whole genome shotgun sequence DNA.
AAACCATTCAGACGATACCAGCGCAGCCTGACAGACACAGCCTTCATCTTCTCTAAAGCAGAAGAGAGCACATCATCCTCCCCTTACAGTTCACCCCTGGTCTCCCCCTTCTCCCGGGCTCCTCCTTCCCCTATCTACCGCGCCACGTCGCCCCCCACAAGCCCCGATTTCCGCCCCGTCACCTCTCCACAAAGGCCCAGAGCCCCCATGTCACAGCCTACATCACCTCTTCGGCCTGCCCCTCCAGCCTCGGCCCTGCCCAGCGTTCCACAAACTAACAACCAAGAGCAGGCTGTTGTTGAGCCCAAACCACCGTCACCCACACAACCTTCTGCACCTCCGGCCTCCCCTACTCTCTTGGCTTCCTCGTCTCCCAGTTTAGTAAATAACAAGCTCTCTCAGTCACATCCAGAGGCCCTGCCCGCCTCGCCCCCAAATACACCAATCCAGCCAGAGGACTCTGCTTTCTGCTTCGAGCATGGTGTAGCTCCCCAGGCTCCAACAGCTCCTCTTCCAGAGAAACCACAGCCAAACACAGGTAGAGTGGAACAGGACACATCAGTTATATTGGGATGTGATTATtcaatgttattattttttccctttttgaCGTAATCGGCAAAGATCGTCTCATTATCGCTAAAACAACAAAATCGGGGTGACGGTGCAGTGTGAAGATGAGCATATTACTCTGCTTATTACTTTGACAAAGACATTGATCGTTTGACATTAAGTAGTGGTtgttcattttttgtattaaagGTTACAGTGACTTAGGTGCTTTTGCCAAAAACTACTCCCACATACTCCAGACTGTGTAAAGCAGGCCAGGAACTATGAATTGGTGCCTTGTTATACAGAAATAACAGAGCTCAGACTATTGTACAGTCCAGTCACAATTAAATATTCCCAAAGTAACCACATACTTTTAGTCATGCCGAGCCTAACTGGAATGTGCACCAAGAGAGCCCGACTTTTGCATGCTTTATAGTTCAGTTCTTCTACCACAGGCATACACAGTCTCTGTGGGCTCTTTTACAACATGTAAGCTTATCAAATTCACAGTTGTGTTTTTAATTATATAGTTTTCCACCCAACAGACCTCAACACATCCACTCATGTGCACACTGAGCTGGTCTCAGACGTTGGCTATAAAGTGCAGGCTGTACTGGtggaggaggacgaggaagaGGATGTGGAGGAGCACGAGGAGGAGACGGCTGAAACACACCCACAGCCTTGCACTGTTGCCACAGAACCAGTCCAGACCGAGGCAGGAGAGCAGGAtgaaaaagaggaggaaaagaagaaggaagaggacaaggaggaagaggaggagggattaAAACAGGATGCTGAGCATGCACCACTGGTGTATCCAGTGGAGGTGgtgcaggaggaagaggaggcaaaAGAAGATGGAGAGGAGAACGACCAATCTGGAGACAGTCAGGCCCACTCTGAGCCTGCTGAGTTTGCTGAGTCAGCAGTTGCTGGTAGCCCTCTTGTTCTTGTGTCCTGTTATTTTTGACTTGATTGACATGTTTACACTGCATTGTTACACTGTCACAcgccatttatttttaaatgatgtaCTGTAGCTTTCTAAAAGTTCATTTGATAATATGTTGCACAGCGATAAAAAGATCACAACCATTCCTTTCAGATGCCGAACCAATTTGTCAAGTAATCAAACACGAGACTGTTGTCCTGTCAACCAATGGGATTACAAATGGAgaggacacagaggaagagAATGGCATAGGTTTGACAACAAATCAATTTAAACAATATTGCACAAAGTAGCACTGCTCAGtgaaaatacattaaaacattcATTCTCTGTGGTTGTACTGTGATGAATGATTTTCAACTGGTCTTCCTCAGAGCGATCTTTGAGTCCATCTGACACAGAATTCAGCTCACCAGAGCTGGCTGGCTGCTATGATCTTCATGGCACGGCAGAGGAGGATGACGTTGTTGAGGATAAGGAACAGATGATCTCAGAAAATGGACAAGAGGTACCGTAATACATATTGTACTTGCACAGTGTATTGCGCCAAGCCTGTTAGTCCAAAAATGGAATATTCTTCGGAATTCtaaattaaaaaggaaatattgTTGAATATTTGTTTGGGTCCAAAGGTCATCAAGtcatcatattttttttctaattgtcaacaaatcccacgaaaacaccaaaaccaacaatgtgttagtctGTCTCTCAATATCCCCTGACAT
It encodes the following:
- the si:dkey-40c11.2 gene encoding drebrin-like protein isoform X1, coding for MSSQTVNLDTYSLSLLTAKEDILNPRSSTNWAIFAYDGVTNKLKLADSGAGGVAELAGKFHISKPQYGLCKVGSVETGGPRIAMISWVGQNVDDFRRTECASHIPAIKSFFKEAHAFISAEKVDDVTEEKIRAELSKAHTHTPTQWVRRSSRSAEKEDLVGTNYRKTNAAMEMRRINRDSFWARAEREEEERKEEEKRRAAEERRRLERERISKERRDAEERDRKMNEKLQMIEEQRRKQAEQEEELRKKEKFRWDQEQREHMEDMRARLRRSESIEKAAEAAALVSQRSINPREFFRQLSSSSSSQSPTSPGSSRTGKPFRRYQRSLTDTAFIFSKAEESTSSSPYSSPLVSPFSRAPPSPIYRATSPPTSPDFRPVTSPQRPRAPMSQPTSPLRPAPPASALPSVPQTNNQEQAVVEPKPPSPTQPSAPPASPTLLASSSPSLVNNKLSQSHPEALPASPPNTPIQPEDSAFCFEHGVAPQAPTAPLPEKPQPNTVFHPTDLNTSTHVHTELVSDVGYKVQAVLVEEDEEEDVEEHEEETAETHPQPCTVATEPVQTEAGEQDEKEEEKKKEEDKEEEEEGLKQDAEHAPLVYPVEVVQEEEEAKEDGEENDQSGDSQAHSEPAEFAESAVADAEPICQVIKHETVVLSTNGITNGEDTEEENGIERSLSPSDTEFSSPELAGCYDLHGTAEEDDVVEDKEQMISENGQEVLAERQMCVRALYDYQAEDESEISFEPGDIIKDVETVDKAWWRGWSKDGRQGLFPANYVETI
- the si:dkey-40c11.2 gene encoding drebrin-like protein A isoform X2 encodes the protein MSSQTVNLDTYSLSLLTAKEDILNPRSSTNWAIFAYDGVTNKLKLADSGAGGVAELAGKFHISKPQYGLCKVGSVETGGPRIAMISWVGQNVDDFRRTECASHIPAIKSFFKEAHAFISAEKVDDVTEEKIRAELSKAHTHTPTQWVRRSSRSAEKEDLVGTNYRKTNAAMEMRRINRDSFWARAEREEEERKEEEKRRAAEERRRLERERISKERRDAEERDRKMNEKLQMIEEQRRKQAEQEEELRKKEKFRWDQEQREHMEDMRARLRRSESIEKAAEAAALVSQRSINPREFFRQLSSSSSSQSPTSPGSSRTGKPFRRYQRSLTDTAFIFSKAEESTSSSPYSSPLVSPFSRAPPSPIYRATSPPTSPDFRPVTSPQRPRAPMSQPTSPLRPAPPASALPSVPQTNNQEQAVVEPKPPSPTQPSAPPASPTLLASSSPSLVNNKLSQSHPEALPASPPNTPIQPEDSAFCFEHGVAPQAPTAPLPEKPQPNTDLNTSTHVHTELVSDVGYKVQAVLVEEDEEEDVEEHEEETAETHPQPCTVATEPVQTEAGEQDEKEEEKKKEEDKEEEEEGLKQDAEHAPLVYPVEVVQEEEEAKEDGEENDQSGDSQAHSEPAEFAESAVADAEPICQVIKHETVVLSTNGITNGEDTEEENGIERSLSPSDTEFSSPELAGCYDLHGTAEEDDVVEDKEQMISENGQEVLAERQMCVRALYDYQAEDESEISFEPGDIIKDVETVDKAWWRGWSKDGRQGLFPANYVETI